The following are from one region of the Salmo trutta chromosome 20, fSalTru1.1, whole genome shotgun sequence genome:
- the LOC115155876 gene encoding major facilitator superfamily domain-containing protein 9-like isoform X2: MACTCAVLQETTDPIEVFLRDLFGVSMIIPLLSHHVKALGASPTVAGLVGSTYGILQLFSSTIVGSWSDVVGRRYSMLTCLLLSALGYGLLGMSTSIGLFVLARIPVGLFKHSLSICRALLSDLVSEAERPLVMGHFNAASSVGFILGPVVGGYLTEHEGGFYTSSFTCAAIFLLNTGLVWLLPWSDALTPQANANYNSNASKASCHVNDNHVTSTQQNSSHGNNHTTASGAAVTGSGAPETNQRVWSWDLDWGEVSLLQPAWRQLSSVGSKIRTVASSDMWDLFLVRLLMAIAIMLYYSNFSLAMEERFMLKPKATGYLISYSSTLGALAGCLVGPVTKLYGNDMPALLLHSTVLTCCLILLYAMAPSVWHVLLSSTFFAISTTIGRTCITDLELQKGGAHASGTLIGAGQSVTAVGRVLAPLLSGLAQEFSPCGPPSLGVGLALAAVALLLVRVPKWDGRGKRKEAKLGKTHRECE, encoded by the exons ATGgcgtgcacatgcgcagttctGCAGGAGACGACCGACCCGATTGAGGTGTTTCTACGC GACCTGTTTGGGGTAAGCATGATCATTCCCCTGCTGAGTCACCATGTCAAGGCCCTGGGTGCCAGCCCCACCGTGGCAGGCTTAGTAG GCTCTACATATGGGATCCTACAACTCTTCTCTAGCACTATAGTT GGCAGCTGGAGTGACGTGGTGGGGAGGCGGTACTCTATGCTGACGTGTCTGCTGCTGAGTGCTCTGGGCTACGGCCTGCTGGGGATGTCCACCAGCATCGGTCTGTTTGTCCTGGCTAGGATCCCTGTGG ggCTGTTCAAGCACTCCCTGTCTATCTGCCGGGCCCTGCTGTCTGACCTGGTGTCTGAGGCGGAGCGCCCCCTGGTGATGGGACACTTCAATGCTGCCTCCAGCGTGGGCTTCATCTTGGGACCCGTGGTGGGGGGATACCTTACAGAGCACGAGGGGGGCTTCtacacctcctccttcacctgCGCCGCAATCTTCCTCCTCAACACAG GTCTGGTTTGGCTGCTTCCCTGGAGCGATGCGCTAACCCCACAGGCCAATGCTAACTACAACAGCAACGCTAGTAAAGCCAGCTGCCACGTCAATGACAACCACGTCACCTCGACACAGCAAAACTCATCCCATGGCAACAACCACACTACAGCGTCGGGGGCAGCAGTCACAGGATCGGGGGCTCCAGAAACGAACCAGAGGGTCTGGAGCTGGGACCTGGACTGGGGGGAGGTGTCACTGCTCCAACCTGCCTGGCGTCAGCTCTCCTCAGTGGGCTCCAAGATCCGCACGGTGGCCTCCTCGGACATGTGGGACCTGTTCCTGGTGCGTCTGCTCATGGCCATCGCCATTATGCTTTACTACAGCAACTTTTCTCTGGCCATGGAGGAGCGCTTCATGCTGAAGCCCAAAGCCACAGGTTATCTAATTAGCTACAGCTCTACCCTGGGGGCCTTGGCCGGCTGCTTGGTGGGGCCCGTCACCAAACTGTACGGTAACGACATGCCGGCGCTGTTGCTACACTCTACAGTCCTTACGTGTTGCCTGATCCTGCTCTATGCCATGGCGCCCAGTGTCTGGCACGTGTTGTTAAGTTCCACTTTCTTCGCCATCTCCACAACCATCGGACGCACCTGCATCACCGACCTTGAGTTGCAGAAAGGGGGAGCTCACGCCAGTGGCACACTAATCGGGGCAGGGCAGTCGGTGACGGCGGTGGGTCGGGTGCTCGCCCCCCTGCTTTCGGGGCTGGCCCAGGAGTTTAGTCCCTGCGGGCCGCCGAGTCTGGGGGTGGGGCTGGCGTTAGCAGCCGTCGCCCTGCTGCTGGTAAGAGTGCCCAAATGGGACGGGAGAGGCAAGAGGAAAGAGGCCAAACTTGGTAAAACACACAGAGAGTGCGAGtga
- the LOC115155876 gene encoding major facilitator superfamily domain-containing protein 9-like isoform X3, protein MREDLFGVSMIIPLLSHHVKALGASPTVAGLVGSTYGILQLFSSTIVGSWSDVVGRRYSMLTCLLLSALGYGLLGMSTSIGLFVLARIPVGLFKHSLSICRALLSDLVSEAERPLVMGHFNAASSVGFILGPVVGGYLTEHEGGFYTSSFTCAAIFLLNTGLVWLLPWSDALTPQANANYNSNASKASCHVNDNHVTSTQQNSSHGNNHTTASGAAVTGSGAPETNQRVWSWDLDWGEVSLLQPAWRQLSSVGSKIRTVASSDMWDLFLVRLLMAIAIMLYYSNFSLAMEERFMLKPKATGYLISYSSTLGALAGCLVGPVTKLYGNDMPALLLHSTVLTCCLILLYAMAPSVWHVLLSSTFFAISTTIGRTCITDLELQKGGAHASGTLIGAGQSVTAVGRVLAPLLSGLAQEFSPCGPPSLGVGLALAAVALLLVRVPKWDGRGKRKEAKLGKTHRECE, encoded by the exons atgagagaa GACCTGTTTGGGGTAAGCATGATCATTCCCCTGCTGAGTCACCATGTCAAGGCCCTGGGTGCCAGCCCCACCGTGGCAGGCTTAGTAG GCTCTACATATGGGATCCTACAACTCTTCTCTAGCACTATAGTT GGCAGCTGGAGTGACGTGGTGGGGAGGCGGTACTCTATGCTGACGTGTCTGCTGCTGAGTGCTCTGGGCTACGGCCTGCTGGGGATGTCCACCAGCATCGGTCTGTTTGTCCTGGCTAGGATCCCTGTGG ggCTGTTCAAGCACTCCCTGTCTATCTGCCGGGCCCTGCTGTCTGACCTGGTGTCTGAGGCGGAGCGCCCCCTGGTGATGGGACACTTCAATGCTGCCTCCAGCGTGGGCTTCATCTTGGGACCCGTGGTGGGGGGATACCTTACAGAGCACGAGGGGGGCTTCtacacctcctccttcacctgCGCCGCAATCTTCCTCCTCAACACAG GTCTGGTTTGGCTGCTTCCCTGGAGCGATGCGCTAACCCCACAGGCCAATGCTAACTACAACAGCAACGCTAGTAAAGCCAGCTGCCACGTCAATGACAACCACGTCACCTCGACACAGCAAAACTCATCCCATGGCAACAACCACACTACAGCGTCGGGGGCAGCAGTCACAGGATCGGGGGCTCCAGAAACGAACCAGAGGGTCTGGAGCTGGGACCTGGACTGGGGGGAGGTGTCACTGCTCCAACCTGCCTGGCGTCAGCTCTCCTCAGTGGGCTCCAAGATCCGCACGGTGGCCTCCTCGGACATGTGGGACCTGTTCCTGGTGCGTCTGCTCATGGCCATCGCCATTATGCTTTACTACAGCAACTTTTCTCTGGCCATGGAGGAGCGCTTCATGCTGAAGCCCAAAGCCACAGGTTATCTAATTAGCTACAGCTCTACCCTGGGGGCCTTGGCCGGCTGCTTGGTGGGGCCCGTCACCAAACTGTACGGTAACGACATGCCGGCGCTGTTGCTACACTCTACAGTCCTTACGTGTTGCCTGATCCTGCTCTATGCCATGGCGCCCAGTGTCTGGCACGTGTTGTTAAGTTCCACTTTCTTCGCCATCTCCACAACCATCGGACGCACCTGCATCACCGACCTTGAGTTGCAGAAAGGGGGAGCTCACGCCAGTGGCACACTAATCGGGGCAGGGCAGTCGGTGACGGCGGTGGGTCGGGTGCTCGCCCCCCTGCTTTCGGGGCTGGCCCAGGAGTTTAGTCCCTGCGGGCCGCCGAGTCTGGGGGTGGGGCTGGCGTTAGCAGCCGTCGCCCTGCTGCTGGTAAGAGTGCCCAAATGGGACGGGAGAGGCAAGAGGAAAGAGGCCAAACTTGGTAAAACACACAGAGAGTGCGAGtga
- the LOC115155876 gene encoding major facilitator superfamily domain-containing protein 9-like isoform X1, with the protein MNNAKCSILNQIPRRRKRIIQCVYVVGFMDLFGVSMIIPLLSHHVKALGASPTVAGLVGSTYGILQLFSSTIVGSWSDVVGRRYSMLTCLLLSALGYGLLGMSTSIGLFVLARIPVGLFKHSLSICRALLSDLVSEAERPLVMGHFNAASSVGFILGPVVGGYLTEHEGGFYTSSFTCAAIFLLNTGLVWLLPWSDALTPQANANYNSNASKASCHVNDNHVTSTQQNSSHGNNHTTASGAAVTGSGAPETNQRVWSWDLDWGEVSLLQPAWRQLSSVGSKIRTVASSDMWDLFLVRLLMAIAIMLYYSNFSLAMEERFMLKPKATGYLISYSSTLGALAGCLVGPVTKLYGNDMPALLLHSTVLTCCLILLYAMAPSVWHVLLSSTFFAISTTIGRTCITDLELQKGGAHASGTLIGAGQSVTAVGRVLAPLLSGLAQEFSPCGPPSLGVGLALAAVALLLVRVPKWDGRGKRKEAKLGKTHRECE; encoded by the exons ATGAATAACGCGAAATGTAGCATATTAAATCAGATACCAAGGAGACGAAAGCGGATTATACAATGTGTCTATGTGGTGGGGTTCATG GACCTGTTTGGGGTAAGCATGATCATTCCCCTGCTGAGTCACCATGTCAAGGCCCTGGGTGCCAGCCCCACCGTGGCAGGCTTAGTAG GCTCTACATATGGGATCCTACAACTCTTCTCTAGCACTATAGTT GGCAGCTGGAGTGACGTGGTGGGGAGGCGGTACTCTATGCTGACGTGTCTGCTGCTGAGTGCTCTGGGCTACGGCCTGCTGGGGATGTCCACCAGCATCGGTCTGTTTGTCCTGGCTAGGATCCCTGTGG ggCTGTTCAAGCACTCCCTGTCTATCTGCCGGGCCCTGCTGTCTGACCTGGTGTCTGAGGCGGAGCGCCCCCTGGTGATGGGACACTTCAATGCTGCCTCCAGCGTGGGCTTCATCTTGGGACCCGTGGTGGGGGGATACCTTACAGAGCACGAGGGGGGCTTCtacacctcctccttcacctgCGCCGCAATCTTCCTCCTCAACACAG GTCTGGTTTGGCTGCTTCCCTGGAGCGATGCGCTAACCCCACAGGCCAATGCTAACTACAACAGCAACGCTAGTAAAGCCAGCTGCCACGTCAATGACAACCACGTCACCTCGACACAGCAAAACTCATCCCATGGCAACAACCACACTACAGCGTCGGGGGCAGCAGTCACAGGATCGGGGGCTCCAGAAACGAACCAGAGGGTCTGGAGCTGGGACCTGGACTGGGGGGAGGTGTCACTGCTCCAACCTGCCTGGCGTCAGCTCTCCTCAGTGGGCTCCAAGATCCGCACGGTGGCCTCCTCGGACATGTGGGACCTGTTCCTGGTGCGTCTGCTCATGGCCATCGCCATTATGCTTTACTACAGCAACTTTTCTCTGGCCATGGAGGAGCGCTTCATGCTGAAGCCCAAAGCCACAGGTTATCTAATTAGCTACAGCTCTACCCTGGGGGCCTTGGCCGGCTGCTTGGTGGGGCCCGTCACCAAACTGTACGGTAACGACATGCCGGCGCTGTTGCTACACTCTACAGTCCTTACGTGTTGCCTGATCCTGCTCTATGCCATGGCGCCCAGTGTCTGGCACGTGTTGTTAAGTTCCACTTTCTTCGCCATCTCCACAACCATCGGACGCACCTGCATCACCGACCTTGAGTTGCAGAAAGGGGGAGCTCACGCCAGTGGCACACTAATCGGGGCAGGGCAGTCGGTGACGGCGGTGGGTCGGGTGCTCGCCCCCCTGCTTTCGGGGCTGGCCCAGGAGTTTAGTCCCTGCGGGCCGCCGAGTCTGGGGGTGGGGCTGGCGTTAGCAGCCGTCGCCCTGCTGCTGGTAAGAGTGCCCAAATGGGACGGGAGAGGCAAGAGGAAAGAGGCCAAACTTGGTAAAACACACAGAGAGTGCGAGtga